Proteins from one Streptococcus mitis B6 genomic window:
- a CDS encoding TDT family transporter encodes MKKLPLVFSGCLLGLAGAGNLVLDTVPVLSHLLSLSGLILWLFFLILRLLNWKESKQELTKPPLLSGMATFPMAGMILSTYIFRVFPHLPLVAQGLWWFSFLLDLSLIAGFTIKFACPGRRVPATPSWTVLYVGIAVATLTYPLVGIIEIAYATLSFGFLLTFYLYPLIYSDLKKQPLPLALLGQEGIYCAPFSLLLASLVRVGGSNLPTWLLIVMILASQSFFFFVLSRLPNILKQGFQPAFSALTFPTIITATSLKMAQGLLKLPFLDYLVLAETVICLIILLFVLGAYLIWLRKKV; translated from the coding sequence ATGAAAAAACTCCCCTTAGTATTTTCTGGTTGTTTGCTAGGTTTGGCAGGAGCTGGAAATCTCGTTTTAGATACAGTGCCAGTTCTATCACATCTACTGAGTCTATCAGGTTTGATTTTGTGGCTATTCTTTCTGATTCTTCGTCTGCTCAATTGGAAAGAAAGTAAGCAAGAATTGACCAAGCCTCCTCTTTTGTCAGGAATGGCCACCTTTCCTATGGCTGGGATGATTTTATCTACCTATATCTTTCGCGTATTCCCTCATCTTCCTTTGGTAGCGCAAGGACTCTGGTGGTTTTCATTTCTCTTGGATTTGTCCTTGATTGCTGGTTTTACCATCAAGTTTGCCTGTCCGGGTCGTAGGGTTCCTGCGACCCCAAGCTGGACGGTTCTCTATGTAGGGATAGCAGTGGCAACCTTGACCTATCCTCTCGTAGGCATCATCGAAATTGCCTATGCAACCTTGAGTTTTGGTTTTCTTCTTACCTTCTATCTCTATCCCCTTATTTATAGCGATTTAAAGAAACAACCGCTCCCACTAGCCTTGCTTGGACAAGAAGGAATCTACTGTGCTCCCTTCTCTCTACTCTTGGCTTCTCTGGTTCGAGTAGGAGGATCCAACCTGCCGACTTGGCTCTTGATTGTCATGATTTTGGCTTCTCAATCCTTCTTTTTCTTTGTATTGAGTCGCTTGCCCAATATTTTAAAACAAGGTTTTCAACCAGCCTTCTCAGCCCTCACCTTCCCGACTATTATCACAGCTACTTCGCTCAAGATGGCTCAGGGACTCTTGAAACTTCCATTTCTGGATTATCTGGTATTGGCTGAAACTGTTATTTGCCTAATCATTTTGCTCTTTGTATTAGGCGCTTATCTGATTTGGT